One Magnetospirillum sp. 15-1 DNA window includes the following coding sequences:
- a CDS encoding bacteriohemerythrin, producing MTSIAWSEAFSVGNPLLDSDHRILIDLLIQLYDAIDTGQSRDVVGSVLSALSEYAEHHFRREEGMMAACGYPDLEAHKAEHRQMETRVRDVCGRYRAGERGALDEQVVELLKKWLTQHIQVTDKSYRPWVERVVDGGARPPSVTV from the coding sequence ATGACATCGATCGCGTGGAGCGAAGCATTCAGCGTGGGCAATCCGTTGCTGGATTCCGACCACCGCATCCTGATCGACCTGCTGATCCAGCTATATGACGCCATCGATACCGGCCAGAGCCGGGACGTGGTCGGCAGCGTCCTGTCCGCCCTTTCCGAATATGCAGAGCATCATTTTCGCCGCGAGGAAGGTATGATGGCCGCCTGCGGCTATCCCGACCTCGAGGCCCATAAGGCGGAGCACCGCCAGATGGAAACCCGTGTCCGCGACGTCTGCGGCCGCTACCGGGCGGGAGAGCGCGGCGCTTTGGACGAGCAAGTTGTGGAATTGCTCAAGAAGTGGTTGACCCAGCATATCCAGGTTACGGATAAATCATACAGGCCGTGGGTGGAGCGGGTGGTTGATGGCGGAGCAAGACCGCCATCGGTGACAGTATAA
- a CDS encoding protein phosphatase CheZ, which yields MTTERKLFTAEIKRLQARGEATPNASNSEVLKAITELRADLKGLEFLIRGDAPPVAAVATPADDVLPQKAAEVSMLKTELRALAVCIEHTKAEIAALRPKDADDDRLMAVTFELDAIVSSTERATEQILEAAEKIESIGKEIHAHAADSYVGRLVEDINDTVSSIFEACNFQDITGQRITKVVKTLKYVEARINAMIEIWGPENISDVSPKIFEEHKDDDSKLLNGPALENQGISQDEIDKLFG from the coding sequence ATGACGACCGAGCGCAAGTTGTTTACGGCCGAGATCAAGCGGCTTCAGGCGCGCGGCGAGGCCACGCCCAACGCCTCCAATTCCGAGGTCCTCAAGGCCATCACCGAACTGCGTGCCGACCTCAAGGGTCTGGAGTTCCTGATCCGCGGCGACGCTCCGCCGGTGGCGGCGGTGGCGACCCCGGCCGACGACGTGCTGCCGCAAAAGGCCGCCGAGGTCTCCATGCTGAAGACCGAGCTGCGCGCCCTGGCGGTCTGCATTGAGCACACCAAGGCGGAAATCGCCGCGCTGCGCCCCAAGGACGCCGACGACGACCGCCTGATGGCCGTCACCTTCGAGCTGGACGCCATCGTGTCGTCCACCGAGCGGGCCACCGAGCAGATCCTGGAAGCCGCCGAGAAGATCGAGAGCATCGGTAAGGAAATCCACGCCCATGCCGCCGATTCCTATGTCGGCCGTCTGGTCGAGGACATCAACGACACCGTCAGCAGCATCTTCGAGGCCTGTAATTTCCAGGATATCACCGGCCAGCGCATCACCAAGGTGGTCAAGACCCTCAAATACGTCGAGGCCCGCATCAACGCCATGATCGAGATCTGGGGGCCGGAGAACATCTCCGACGTATCGCCCAAGATCTTCGAGGAGCACAAGGACGACGATTCCAAGCTGCTCAACGGCCCAGCCCTGGAAAACCAGGGAATCTCCCAGGACGAGATCGACAAGCTGTTCGGGTAA
- the mraZ gene encoding division/cell wall cluster transcriptional repressor MraZ, with product MALFLSTFVNRVDKKGRASVPATFRAALAAQSFAGIVCYRSFTNACVEGCGMDFMERLSDGAQNFDAFSAEQEDLSALIFADARQLPWDPEGRIVLPEDIMAHAGITESVAFVGKGQTFQIWQPEAYKAVETEIRARALQSRPTLPLRPSPKVSS from the coding sequence GTGGCACTCTTCCTCTCCACATTCGTCAATCGGGTCGACAAGAAGGGGCGGGCTTCGGTGCCGGCGACCTTCCGTGCGGCCCTGGCTGCCCAAAGCTTCGCCGGAATCGTCTGCTACCGCTCGTTCACCAATGCCTGTGTCGAGGGCTGCGGCATGGATTTCATGGAGCGCCTGTCCGACGGCGCCCAGAACTTCGATGCCTTTTCCGCCGAGCAGGAAGACCTGTCGGCCCTGATCTTCGCCGATGCCCGCCAATTGCCCTGGGATCCCGAGGGCCGCATCGTCCTGCCCGAGGACATCATGGCCCATGCCGGCATCACCGAGTCCGTCGCCTTCGTCGGCAAGGGCCAGACCTTCCAGATCTGGCAGCCCGAGGCCTACAAGGCGGTGGAGACCGAAATCCGCGCCCGCGCCCTGCAGTCCCGCCCCACCCTGCCGCTGCGCCCCTCCCCCAAGGTGTCCTCGTGA
- the rsmH gene encoding 16S rRNA (cytosine(1402)-N(4))-methyltransferase RsmH, whose amino-acid sequence MSPAPHIPVLLAEVIEALAPRDGGVYVDGTFGAGGYSRAILSTSACRVWAIDRDPTAVARGRALEQSQDGRFAMIEGRFGDMDSLLRQQNVNQVDGIALDIGVSSMQIDQPERGFSFAKDGPLDMRMEAQGPSAADMVNDTPEGELANIIYRYGEERLSRRVAKAIVEARRAKRFERTGELAEVIRRVVPRSGDGIDPATRTFQALRIAVNDELGELERGLEAAERLLAPGGRLAVVTFHSLEDRVVKGFLKARAGEASRPSRHVPQAQGTGPAASFTLLSRKAIAPGQDEARANPRARSAKLRAAIRTEAPAWETGS is encoded by the coding sequence GTGAGTCCCGCCCCCCATATCCCGGTCCTGCTGGCCGAGGTGATCGAGGCGCTGGCGCCCCGCGACGGCGGCGTTTACGTGGACGGCACCTTCGGAGCCGGCGGCTACTCGCGCGCCATCCTGTCCACCTCCGCCTGCCGGGTGTGGGCCATCGACCGCGACCCCACCGCCGTGGCCCGCGGCCGCGCCCTGGAGCAAAGCCAGGACGGCCGTTTCGCCATGATCGAGGGTCGATTTGGCGATATGGATTCGTTGCTGCGTCAGCAAAATGTCAACCAGGTTGACGGCATCGCTCTCGACATCGGCGTGTCGTCCATGCAGATCGATCAGCCGGAGCGCGGCTTCTCGTTCGCCAAGGACGGGCCACTGGACATGCGCATGGAGGCCCAGGGCCCCAGCGCCGCCGACATGGTCAACGACACGCCCGAGGGCGAGCTGGCCAACATCATCTACCGCTACGGCGAGGAGCGGCTGTCGCGCCGCGTCGCCAAGGCCATCGTCGAGGCCCGCCGCGCCAAGCGCTTCGAGCGCACCGGCGAACTGGCCGAGGTGATCCGCCGGGTGGTGCCGCGCTCGGGCGACGGCATCGACCCCGCCACGCGGACCTTCCAGGCGCTGCGCATCGCGGTCAACGACGAGCTGGGCGAGCTGGAGCGCGGTCTGGAAGCCGCCGAGCGCCTGCTGGCTCCCGGCGGGCGTCTGGCCGTGGTGACCTTCCATTCCCTGGAGGACCGGGTGGTCAAGGGCTTCCTGAAGGCCCGCGCCGGCGAGGCGTCGCGCCCGTCGCGCCACGTGCCCCAGGCCCAGGGCACCGGTCCCGCCGCCAGCTTCACCCTGCTGTCGCGCAAGGCCATCGCTCCCGGCCAGGACGAGGCGCGCGCCAATCCCCGCGCCCGCTCGGCCAAGCTGCGCGCCGCCATCCGCACCGAGGCTCCCGCCTGGGAGACCGGCTCATGA
- a CDS encoding energy transducer TonB codes for MRRGLTGTILWTLLAVSVGVVLFVVKYEVKDLEARLAGLNAEIHRNQETIHVLRAEWSYLNDPVRLRTLAEKHLGMKPVTPTQVATLDTLPKDGIPATGVVYAAVSPSRMSLPVQAPATQAPKSAPHATPVKLAEGPAKPRPVDSAKPQQPGKPQPNKPGTATLAQGPTVKPLEAPSAKAATPAPAPAKGGRSIVIPSPALAQTEPGGVQ; via the coding sequence ATGAGACGCGGACTGACCGGCACCATCCTGTGGACCCTGCTGGCGGTCAGCGTCGGCGTGGTGCTGTTCGTGGTCAAGTACGAGGTCAAGGATCTGGAGGCGCGGCTCGCCGGCCTGAACGCCGAGATTCACCGCAACCAGGAGACCATCCACGTCCTGCGCGCCGAGTGGAGCTATCTCAACGATCCGGTCCGCCTGCGCACCCTGGCCGAGAAGCATCTGGGCATGAAGCCGGTGACGCCCACCCAGGTGGCGACGCTCGACACCCTGCCCAAGGACGGAATTCCGGCCACCGGCGTGGTCTACGCCGCCGTATCGCCGTCCCGGATGTCCCTGCCGGTCCAGGCGCCGGCCACCCAGGCGCCCAAGTCCGCGCCGCACGCCACCCCGGTCAAGCTGGCCGAGGGCCCGGCCAAACCCCGGCCGGTGGACAGCGCCAAACCGCAGCAGCCCGGCAAGCCGCAACCCAACAAGCCCGGCACCGCGACCCTGGCCCAAGGTCCCACGGTCAAACCCCTGGAAGCCCCCTCGGCGAAGGCCGCCACCCCGGCTCCGGCCCCTGCGAAGGGCGGCCGGAGCATCGTGATTCCGTCCCCGGCCCTGGCTCAGACCGAGCCGGGAGGCGTCCAGTGA